A region of Candidatus Methylomirabilota bacterium DNA encodes the following proteins:
- a CDS encoding adenylate/guanylate cyclase domain-containing protein gives MDAAPHAAQPTPARRRLRALMRFGIAGVAVTIGLLGVFRVPRWVEPFADPIELKILDWHAQLRGPIRPPPNITVVAIDESSLERIGHWPWPRTRTAELIDRLSAAGARVIALDLLLYEPDQNSSLTLAQSLTRRYRALGLDRAGGSAGQFARTLEEALAAADPDRALTEAMTATRRVVLPYVFVFPPVQAPPLDDDARRRLNRSSVVGLAEEEAREAVEPLRAAGVLLPLPQFHAAAAGAGHVNVIPDPDGALRRFALVIQLGDAYFPSLMLETARLGQRLPRSRVRLTVDQHVQVGARLIPTDQNGFMHLTYYGPSGTFPRIPAADVLTGSSPPPVDGHMVLVGFTALGLMDVRPTPFDADMPGVESHATALANLLEGRSLRRHSSMRLLEAVGVLMLALVSPLVLPRLGAVWGTVVALALGGMTAGLGHAAFRLWGTWVELLPPLVALAVAHVGSVTYQVLTEQRERRWIKRAFQQYVPTEVVEAIAQDPTALVFGGDRRTLTVLFSDIRGFTTYSERHAAEDVVAVLQEYLSEMVEIVFRHGGTLDKFMGDAVMAIFGAPLADPDHAFHACRAAVEMNDRLAELNAQWQAAGREPLAAGVGISTGEMLVGNFGSSQRFSYTVIGDQVNLGSRLEGLTKEYTTRRPIIISEGTYAQVRGRVTARPLGSVTVKGKLQAVEIYELEALTPPSGEGQP, from the coding sequence GTGGATGCCGCCCCCCACGCCGCCCAGCCCACGCCGGCTCGACGCCGGCTCCGCGCGCTCATGCGCTTCGGGATCGCCGGGGTGGCCGTCACCATCGGGCTCCTGGGGGTGTTCCGGGTCCCGCGGTGGGTGGAGCCGTTCGCCGACCCGATCGAACTCAAGATCCTCGACTGGCACGCCCAGTTGCGCGGACCCATCCGGCCGCCGCCCAACATCACCGTGGTGGCCATCGACGAGTCGAGCCTCGAACGCATCGGGCACTGGCCGTGGCCCCGGACGCGAACGGCCGAGCTGATCGACCGCCTGTCCGCCGCCGGCGCGCGAGTGATCGCCCTCGACCTGCTCCTCTATGAGCCCGACCAGAACTCGAGCCTCACCCTGGCGCAGTCGCTGACCCGGCGCTACCGGGCGCTCGGTCTCGATCGCGCAGGGGGCTCGGCCGGCCAGTTCGCCCGAACCCTCGAGGAGGCGCTGGCCGCGGCCGATCCCGATCGGGCATTGACCGAGGCCATGACGGCCACCCGGCGCGTGGTGCTCCCCTACGTCTTCGTCTTCCCTCCGGTGCAGGCGCCGCCTCTCGACGACGACGCCCGGCGGCGTCTCAATCGCTCGAGCGTCGTCGGCCTCGCCGAGGAAGAGGCCCGGGAGGCGGTGGAACCGCTCCGGGCCGCCGGGGTCCTCCTCCCGCTCCCCCAGTTCCACGCCGCCGCGGCGGGAGCCGGTCACGTCAACGTGATCCCCGACCCGGACGGAGCCTTGCGGCGCTTCGCCCTGGTCATCCAGCTCGGGGACGCCTACTTCCCCAGCCTCATGCTCGAGACGGCTCGGCTCGGCCAGAGGCTCCCCCGGTCGCGGGTCCGGCTCACCGTGGACCAGCACGTGCAGGTCGGCGCCCGCCTGATCCCGACCGACCAGAACGGGTTCATGCACCTCACCTATTACGGGCCCAGCGGGACCTTCCCGCGCATCCCGGCCGCGGACGTCCTGACGGGATCCTCGCCGCCGCCGGTCGACGGCCACATGGTCCTGGTGGGCTTCACCGCCCTGGGCCTGATGGATGTCCGGCCCACCCCCTTCGACGCCGACATGCCCGGCGTCGAGAGCCACGCCACCGCCCTGGCGAACCTCCTCGAGGGGCGGAGCCTGCGGCGCCACTCCTCCATGCGGCTCCTCGAAGCGGTCGGCGTCCTCATGCTGGCGCTGGTCTCACCCCTCGTCCTGCCGCGCCTCGGCGCGGTGTGGGGCACCGTCGTGGCCCTGGCGCTGGGCGGGATGACGGCCGGCCTCGGGCATGCGGCGTTCCGCCTGTGGGGAACGTGGGTGGAGTTGCTCCCGCCCCTGGTCGCGCTGGCGGTGGCCCACGTCGGGAGCGTCACCTACCAGGTCCTCACCGAGCAGCGCGAGCGACGCTGGATCAAGCGGGCCTTCCAGCAGTACGTGCCGACCGAGGTGGTCGAGGCGATCGCGCAAGACCCCACCGCGCTCGTGTTCGGCGGCGACCGGCGTACGCTCACGGTCCTGTTCTCGGACATCCGGGGCTTCACGACTTACTCCGAGCGCCACGCCGCGGAGGACGTCGTGGCCGTTCTCCAGGAGTATCTGTCGGAGATGGTCGAGATCGTCTTCCGCCACGGCGGAACGCTCGACAAGTTCATGGGAGACGCCGTCATGGCGATCTTCGGGGCGCCGCTGGCCGACCCCGACCATGCCTTCCACGCCTGTCGGGCCGCGGTCGAGATGAACGATCGGCTGGCCGAGCTCAACGCGCAGTGGCAGGCCGCCGGTCGAGAGCCGCTGGCCGCCGGCGTGGGCATCAGCACGGGCGAGATGCTGGTCGGGAACTTCGGCTCATCCCAGCGCTTCTCCTACACGGTGATCGGCGACCAGGTCAACCTGGGTTCCCGCCTCGAAGGGTTGACCAAGGAGTACACGACGCGGCGCCCGATCATCATCAGCGAGGGCACCTACGCGCAGGTCCGCGGGCGCGTGACCGCCCGGCCCCTCGGCAGCGTGACCGTCAAGGGCAAGCTCCAGGCGGTCGAGATCTACGAGCTCGAGGCTTTGACGCCGCCTTCCGGGGAGGGACAGCCATGA
- a CDS encoding helix-turn-helix domain-containing protein has product MPKPVRLRPLTRGEQRVLRSKLKDLSLSVRVHQRYRIIDEVRKGRGVVEAAERVGCHFTAAYDWIRRFNASGWTTFERVANPRGRPPILKAEQLRELVDVALSSPAERGLPFSAWSVPKLATYCRERRLLPPVTDEWVRRLLRREGLTAQRVRTWKTSHDPAFDRKKNVSAGSTDSVRRGRR; this is encoded by the coding sequence ATGCCCAAGCCCGTCCGGCTCCGCCCGCTGACGCGGGGGGAGCAGCGCGTGCTGCGGAGCAAGCTCAAGGACCTGTCCTTGTCGGTGCGCGTGCACCAGCGGTACCGGATCATCGACGAAGTCCGCAAGGGGCGGGGGGTCGTCGAGGCGGCCGAACGGGTCGGCTGCCACTTCACGGCGGCGTATGACTGGATCCGGCGGTTCAATGCGAGTGGCTGGACCACGTTCGAGCGCGTCGCCAATCCCAGAGGGCGGCCACCCATCCTCAAGGCCGAGCAACTCCGGGAGCTGGTGGACGTGGCCCTGTCCAGTCCCGCCGAGCGTGGGCTCCCGTTCTCGGCCTGGTCCGTCCCCAAGCTCGCGACGTACTGTCGGGAGCGTCGCTTGCTGCCCCCGGTCACCGATGAGTGGGTCCGCCGGCTGCTCCGCCGGGAAGGGCTCACCGCCCAGCGGGTGCGGACCTGGAAGACGTCGCATGATCCGGCGTTCGACCGGAAAAAAAACGTATCCGCGGGCTCTACCGACAGTGTCCGCCGCGGGCGGCGGTAG
- a CDS encoding aldehyde dehydrogenase family protein, whose amino-acid sequence MPSEQVFIGGQWRPPSSGETYATINPATEEESARVAKGDERDIDLAVQAARRAFDQGPWPRMTAAERGRLLWKLADLITANLDDMARLESINTGKTLFDSGKVELPFAAEVFRYYAGWPTKIHGETLNLREGAFNFTLRQPLGVVGAIVPWNFPFLLASWKIAPALAAGNTVVLKPASLTPLTALKFAELTAEAGLPEGVFNVVPGPGGKVGMALVRHPGVDKIAFTGSTEVGKGIMREASATLKRVSLELGGKSPNIVFADADMEAALRGAMTGIFYNKGEVCAAGSRLLLEEGIHDEFVGKLTDRLKGLKVGDPLDKSTRMGPVVSRQQLETVMSYIEAGKREGARLAAGGDRARVGDGRGFFLQPTVFTGVTGSMKIAREEIFGPVLSVIPFKSVEEGIAQGNDTYYGLAAAVWTRDVGKALRAARAIRAGTVWVNAYNLYDAALPFGGFKESGFGRELGQAGMDLYTEVKSVWVDLS is encoded by the coding sequence ATGCCTAGCGAGCAGGTCTTCATCGGAGGCCAGTGGCGGCCTCCGTCGTCCGGCGAGACCTACGCCACCATCAATCCCGCCACCGAAGAGGAGAGCGCGCGGGTCGCCAAGGGCGACGAACGCGACATCGACCTCGCGGTCCAGGCGGCCCGCCGGGCATTCGACCAGGGGCCGTGGCCCAGGATGACGGCCGCCGAACGCGGCCGCCTTCTCTGGAAGCTCGCCGACCTCATCACGGCGAACCTCGACGACATGGCTCGCCTGGAGAGCATCAATACCGGAAAGACGCTCTTCGACTCGGGGAAGGTCGAGCTGCCCTTCGCCGCCGAGGTCTTCCGCTATTACGCCGGGTGGCCGACCAAGATCCACGGCGAGACGTTGAATCTCCGCGAGGGCGCGTTCAACTTCACCCTCCGCCAGCCGCTCGGCGTGGTGGGCGCCATCGTCCCGTGGAACTTCCCGTTCCTGCTGGCCTCGTGGAAGATCGCCCCCGCCCTGGCCGCCGGCAACACGGTCGTCCTCAAGCCTGCCTCGCTCACCCCGCTCACCGCGCTCAAGTTCGCCGAGCTGACCGCGGAGGCCGGCCTGCCCGAGGGCGTCTTCAACGTGGTCCCCGGGCCCGGCGGCAAGGTCGGGATGGCCCTCGTCCGGCATCCGGGGGTCGATAAGATCGCCTTCACCGGCTCCACCGAGGTCGGCAAGGGGATCATGCGCGAGGCGTCGGCGACGCTCAAGCGTGTCTCGCTCGAGCTGGGGGGCAAGTCTCCGAACATCGTGTTCGCCGACGCCGACATGGAGGCCGCCCTGCGCGGGGCCATGACGGGCATCTTCTACAACAAGGGCGAGGTGTGCGCGGCCGGCTCCCGGCTGCTCCTGGAGGAGGGCATCCACGACGAGTTCGTCGGCAAGCTGACCGATCGGCTCAAGGGGCTGAAGGTCGGCGACCCACTCGACAAGTCCACCCGGATGGGTCCGGTGGTCTCCCGGCAGCAGCTCGAAACGGTCATGAGCTACATCGAGGCCGGCAAGCGCGAGGGCGCGCGCCTGGCCGCGGGGGGCGACCGGGCCCGGGTCGGCGACGGCCGAGGCTTCTTCCTCCAGCCTACCGTCTTCACCGGAGTCACCGGCTCGATGAAGATCGCGCGCGAGGAGATCTTCGGCCCCGTCCTTTCGGTGATCCCCTTCAAGAGCGTGGAGGAGGGCATCGCCCAGGGCAACGACACCTATTACGGCCTGGCGGCGGCCGTGTGGACCCGCGACGTCGGCAAGGCGCTGCGGGCGGCGCGGGCGATCCGCGCCGGCACCGTCTGGGTCAACGCCTACAATCTCTACGATGCCGCGCTCCCGTTCGGCGGCTTCAAGGAGTCCGGCTTCGGCCGCGAACTGGGCCAGGCCGGGATGGACCTCTACACCGAAGTGAAGAGCGTCTGGGTCGACCTGTCCTAG
- a CDS encoding transposase, with translation MRGLYRQCPPRAAVVCFDEWGPLELRPLGGVTWARRRRPARVRATYRRPHGTEQFLGFYDVHADCLTGVFRRRKRVVDVSEAFRRLRACYPRRRLFVIMDNLHNVHDHPRFLALLRQLRIRPVWTPTEASWLNLIEAHFGVLKRATLTNTDDPSHRVRRQRIYRYLRYRHRSLGRGPHPLTRIRSIRPVKLEQH, from the coding sequence ATCCGCGGGCTCTACCGACAGTGTCCGCCGCGGGCGGCGGTAGTCTGCTTCGATGAGTGGGGGCCCCTCGAGCTCCGCCCCCTGGGGGGTGTCACTTGGGCGCGCCGCCGCCGGCCCGCCCGCGTGCGCGCCACGTATCGGCGCCCCCATGGCACCGAACAGTTCCTGGGCTTCTATGACGTCCATGCCGACTGCCTCACCGGGGTGTTCCGTCGTCGAAAGCGTGTGGTCGACGTCAGCGAGGCCTTCCGCCGGTTGCGCGCCTGCTACCCACGCCGGCGGCTCTTCGTGATCATGGACAATCTGCACAACGTCCATGATCATCCGCGCTTCCTGGCCCTGCTGCGGCAGCTCCGGATCCGACCGGTCTGGACGCCCACGGAGGCTTCGTGGCTGAATCTGATCGAGGCGCACTTCGGGGTCTTGAAGCGCGCCACCTTGACGAACACCGACGACCCGAGCCACCGCGTGCGTCGGCAGCGCATCTACCGGTACCTGCGCTACCGTCATCGGTCCCTGGGTCGCGGGCCGCATCCACTCACCCGTATCCGGTCTATTAGGCCGGTTAAGTTGGAACAGCACTAG